TGGAAGCTCTTCCGCCAGGCATACGCGGTCTCGTCCCGCGCGCTTGGCCTCGTAGAGCGCTTCGTCGGCGCGTTGGAGGGTGGCTTCCGCGGTGGACCCCTCTCGGTGGAGTGCGACGCCGGAGCTGAACGTCGTCGCCGGTGCGCTGAAACGCCATCCATCGCAGAGCCGCTCGCCCGCGATGAGCGCCCCGTCAGCCGCATCCCGAAGTACCACCAGGAACTCCTCGCCGCCCATCCGGAAGACCTCGTCTCCCTCGCGCAGCGAGGCCCCAAGGAACGCACCGAGATCGCGCAGCACCTCATCACCAGCCGCGTGACCGAGCGTATCGTTGATACGCTTGAAGTGGTCGAGGTCCAGTAGGGCCAGCGCATCGCCGGGTCCGAGCTTTTCGAGCCGCATGTTGGCGCTCCTGCGATTTCCTACCCCCGTCAGCTCGTCACGGATGGACGCTTCTCGCAGGTTCTCGTGCACACGGACGCGTTCCAGGGCGAGACCACTCTGTATCGACAAGGTGCGGACCAGGTTGCGCGTGAAGGGATCGAAGGGCGCGGCCCCCGCCTTTCGCGCAAGGAGTACGATTCCCGCGCATCGCGACGATCCCGGAAGGGGTGCGATACCGAGCTGCTCAATGCCGAGACCCGCGCCGAGAGCCGCGGATGCCTCGTCACCTCGTTCGAGAGGCTTGCGACGTTTGAGCGCCTCGCTGAGGGCAGGCTCGGAGCCCGGATCGAAGCGAGCTGGCAAGATGCCTGGCCAATTGGCGCTGCCCTCTCTGCCAACGTCAGTGAGACACCGACACCCATTGCAATTACTGTAGGGCGGTGAAAGGTGATGAACGATGACAGGAGAGAGGGAAGGCATGACGTTGAAAGGGCTTCCGGCCCCCGGCGTGGGGGCTGAGGAGCGAAGCGACGAAGGCCGCACGCCGGGGGCCGGCGTGCCGGCAGCGCCCCCCGACCCGGAGGTGGCAGCCAAGCCAAAGCGGCGACAGTTCACGGCGGAGTACCGACTCCGGATTCTCGAGGAAGCGGACCGGTGCACGGAGCCCGGCGAGGTGGGGCAGCTGCTTCGCCGCGAAGGGCTGTACAGCTCTCATCTGACGGTCTGGCGCAAGGCCCGCCGCAGCGGGGCGCTTCGCGGACTGTCCTCGAAGAAGCGCGGGGCCAAGCCGAAGGCGCGCAATCCCCTGGAGCCGAAGGTTCAACAGCTCGAGGCGAAGGTGGAACGTCTCGAGAAAGAGCTGCACAAGGCGCACACGATCTTGGACGTCCAGGAAAAAGTTGCCGGGCTGCTGGGATTCGACCTCGACAGCGGGAAGGACTCGTGAACGCGGCCCAGGGATTGGCGCGGGAGGTCGGGGTCGCCCCGGCCTGCCGCGCCCTGGGCGTGTCACGGGC
This bacterium DNA region includes the following protein-coding sequences:
- a CDS encoding GGDEF domain-containing protein, translated to MPARFDPGSEPALSEALKRRKPLERGDEASAALGAGLGIEQLGIAPLPGSSRCAGIVLLARKAGAAPFDPFTRNLVRTLSIQSGLALERVRVHENLREASIRDELTGVGNRRSANMRLEKLGPGDALALLDLDHFKRINDTLGHAAGDEVLRDLGAFLGASLREGDEVFRMGGEEFLVVLRDAADGALIAGERLCDGWRFSAPATTFSSGVALHREGSTAEATLQRADEALYEAKRAGRDRVCLAEELPPADPR